Below is a genomic region from Bacillus sp. Marseille-P3661.
ATGCCCATCTCCACTGTTGATCGATGTGTCGTTTGTACATGATATGGATCTGCAGCAAAGTTTTCAGCAGTTGCTTTCCAATTTGCCTTTGCCACCCATCGATGCGGCACGCCTCTTACTTCCATTCCACCGTCGCTTCTGCCTAACATAATATCTAAATAATATTTCATGTCTCCTAAATAATCTTCTAAAGACATTGAATTTGGATCAAGATTACCAAAAATCATACCTTGATAAGACTCTACTCTTGGTACTTTACGCAGATTCCAATCACTTTTACACAATTCTTGACCATACACCTTATTGCCAGCCACGACACCAATTAGTTCGCCTTCAAGATTAAAACTCCAACCATGGTACGGGCAAGTAAACGTTTTCTTTTTACCGCGATCTTCTGTACATAATTTCGGACCACGGTGTGTACATGAATTAAGATATGCTTTAAATTCTCCTTCAGTTGTTCGTACCACTAGGATTGGATCTTTAGCAATAGTTCTTGTAACATAACTACCAGGTTCTTTTAATTCAGATTCATGTGCTAAAAACTGCCAAGTTTTTCCGAAAATCTTTTCTTCTTCTAAATCATAAATATCTGGATCTGTCACTGCCCATTGTGGAAATAAGCCTTGATCCAGCTTTTCTTTTAAATTCTTAATTACCTCAGGGTCAATATTTCTTCTCATAACTGAATCCCTCCATTGAAAAAATAGAATTATTAAAGGAATAAATCGAAAAAACCAGTTCTTTGATTCACTCTATGAATTATCGATTTATATAATGAACTGATAATTTAAATATAAAACCACTAATCTGAATTGTCAATAAAAACTGAATATTCTAATAATTATAATCATTAGCACTGTGTTAATAGAATTAACTAACTAATTTTGGAATCAACAGTGACATTTAATCTCCTCATTGATTCAAATTCATCCTTTATAGTTTTTCTTTTTCCATGAAAAAAGCAATACCCCTCTTTGAGTATTGCTTCAGTACTAGTTTATTTATTGTTTTTTCACCTTGCATAATGCTGAAGTCGCCCTTTTATAGATTGTACAAAGCCATGGCAGCGGTTCAAATCTTGTAATTGTGGAGCTACCTCAATTTTCAAAGTCGCTGCTAATGTAGTATGAATGAAAAGCATGTCACGAAATTTATCCACCGCTCCACAAAAATGTGGGTAAAGTTGATCCCCTGTTCCAAAAACCCCAGTTACGATATGTTTTACCTCAACCTTCTCAAAAGCATGGTATAAATCAAGCATTTCTACTGGTATGTCTCCATTTCCCCATGTATAGGTACCTACAATGATGGCATCATAATTGTTTAATTGCTCCAAATTAAACTCGGCAATTCTAAATCGCTGAACGGTGCCGACCCTAAAAAACGACTGAATGAGCTTACATCCCTCTTCCGTATTTCCTGTGATTGAACTGTACACTATTGCAATTTTCACTTTATCACCTACAATTCATCAAAACCATTCATTTGTGATACTTTTGTATATGTTCGTGATTTTTGCTCGAAGAAATCTGATTTTGTGTCATTCATCATTTCATCACTAAATACTTGAATCCAAGGCATTGGATTACTTCTTTCTTGATAGAAATTATTTAAACCAAGCTGTCGAAGACGTTTGTTAGCTAAATATTCGATATAAGCTGAGAATTCACCCAAGTCTATTCCCTCAATGTCTTTTAAGATATACCTTGACCATTCCTTTTCAAGCTCGACGGCCTGTCCTATTGTTTGATAGACATAATCAATGTTTTCAGGACAATTTAAGCTAGGAATTTCTGTAAGGAGAATTCGTAAAAATTGTGAAATAAAATAAGCATGCTGCATTTCATCACGCTGAATATAGCTAATCATTGTGCTTGTTTTCAGCATCTTTTGCTGACGAGCTAAGTTATAGAAAAAGGCAAATCCAGCGTAAAAGTAGATTCCTTCTAAGTTAATAGAATTTACTCCTAGTTCAAATAAAGTCTGAGCTGTGGGCTGATTTCTAAAACGCTCATATGAATCTAAAATCAATTGATTCCGTTTCCGTACAAATGGGTCATCTTTTGCTTGATTAAATCGTTCATTTTGTTCAGCTAGTGGAAGAAGCGAACTTAAAATATATGAATATGACTCATTGTGCACTGCTTCTTGTTGTGAGATAACTGCAAATATAGCTTTAAAGCTTGAATCTGTAACAAACTCCAT
It encodes:
- a CDS encoding aromatic ring-hydroxylating oxygenase subunit alpha, which translates into the protein MRRNIDPEVIKNLKEKLDQGLFPQWAVTDPDIYDLEEEKIFGKTWQFLAHESELKEPGSYVTRTIAKDPILVVRTTEGEFKAYLNSCTHRGPKLCTEDRGKKKTFTCPYHGWSFNLEGELIGVVAGNKVYGQELCKSDWNLRKVPRVESYQGMIFGNLDPNSMSLEDYLGDMKYYLDIMLGRSDGGMEVRGVPHRWVAKANWKATAENFAADPYHVQTTHRSTVEMGISPEDPLFAGYGHQVVLEHGHGINVITSKTGRSRMPFQGTPEEMWPMYKKNLTPSQLDILEKVTVFVGGVFPNLSFVSPMHGTEGHLHNFLNFRLWRPMGPEKMEIWSWFMIDKAAPEEYKEAAYKGYLGSFGPSGTLEQDDTETWSRIVEASGGLMARDKELNFNSVLNYLMGLDRVEPDKDFPGPGTAYPTTYLDAVARGMHKYWIELLSKDILVEEEV
- a CDS encoding flavodoxin domain-containing protein; protein product: MKIAIVYSSITGNTEEGCKLIQSFFRVGTVQRFRIAEFNLEQLNNYDAIIVGTYTWGNGDIPVEMLDLYHAFEKVEVKHIVTGVFGTGDQLYPHFCGAVDKFRDMLFIHTTLAATLKIEVAPQLQDLNRCHGFVQSIKGRLQHYAR
- a CDS encoding ribonucleotide-diphosphate reductase subunit beta — translated: MNINEPLNKIKLLNPEFPNKSTRIINGQTSGLLNWNDIAYPQMYTLYQTLLANFWKAQEINMQDDIKQWELLTQIEKDVFLRINTQLAALDSLQTPTMSHVMEFVTDSSFKAIFAVISQQEAVHNESYSYILSSLLPLAEQNERFNQAKDDPFVRKRNQLILDSYERFRNQPTAQTLFELGVNSINLEGIYFYAGFAFFYNLARQQKMLKTSTMISYIQRDEMQHAYFISQFLRILLTEIPSLNCPENIDYVYQTIGQAVELEKEWSRYILKDIEGIDLGEFSAYIEYLANKRLRQLGLNNFYQERSNPMPWIQVFSDEMMNDTKSDFFEQKSRTYTKVSQMNGFDEL